From one Luteipulveratus mongoliensis genomic stretch:
- a CDS encoding RDD family protein translates to MTDQPTTQTPRALRGMERDELITGEAVLLEIPPASLPGRLGSGAIDVLTNVTGLLLTLWAMVTLVFETSSANIQTLFLLDVIVWTVAVPVTVETLTRGRSLGKLAFRLRTVRDDGGPIVFRHALTRSLVGFVELYLFSGAPAALAAMSTTRARRLGDLAAGTYVVREATHIKLGPPPLMPYALAGWAERADIATLPDGLALGIRQFLQRSAMLTPPARQSVGQGLLAQALPLVSPPPPAGTPAEAVLAAVLAERRRRDTARLGREEAVRRRLLPPDRP, encoded by the coding sequence GTGACCGATCAGCCGACCACCCAGACTCCGCGCGCGCTGCGCGGCATGGAGCGGGACGAGCTGATCACCGGTGAGGCCGTGCTCCTGGAGATCCCACCGGCGAGCCTGCCGGGACGCCTTGGCTCGGGCGCGATCGATGTCCTCACCAACGTCACGGGGCTGCTGCTGACGCTGTGGGCCATGGTCACCCTGGTGTTCGAGACCAGCAGTGCCAACATCCAGACGCTCTTCCTGCTCGACGTCATCGTGTGGACCGTCGCCGTTCCGGTCACCGTCGAGACGCTGACCCGCGGTCGCAGCCTCGGCAAGCTGGCCTTCCGTCTGCGCACCGTGCGCGACGACGGCGGACCGATCGTCTTCCGGCACGCGCTGACCCGCAGCCTGGTCGGCTTCGTCGAGCTCTACCTGTTCAGCGGCGCGCCTGCCGCGCTGGCTGCGATGAGCACCACCCGAGCCCGCCGACTCGGCGACCTTGCCGCTGGCACCTACGTCGTTCGCGAGGCCACCCACATCAAGCTCGGCCCGCCACCGCTGATGCCGTACGCCCTCGCCGGCTGGGCCGAGCGCGCCGACATCGCGACGCTCCCCGACGGCCTCGCCCTCGGCATCCGCCAGTTCCTGCAGCGATCAGCAATGCTCACGCCACCGGCGAGGCAGTCGGTCGGCCAGGGGCTCCTCGCGCAGGCGCTGCCGCTCGTCTCACCGCCGCCGCCCGCCGGGACGCCCGCGGAAGCAGTGCTGGCCGCGGTGCTCGCCGAGCGCCGTCGCCGGGACACCGCGCGCCTCGGTCGCGAGGAGGCCGTACGCCGCCGCCTCCTGCCGCCCGATCGTCCCTGA
- a CDS encoding stage II sporulation protein M has protein sequence MDLDAFVAAHQPEWDRLKALSRQRQLSGAESDELLDLYQRTATHLSIVRSSAPDPSVVQYLSTLLSRTRQRTSGTRTAGWADIGRFFTDTFPAMLYRTRRWWLAVMVVNVVVAFAIGIWVAHNPSVQTGFIPPERLDELVNHDFEGYYSEFAAQDFAARVWTNNVWVAAQCIAMGVLGFPVIYLLWQNVVNVGVMGGILWANDRGSLFFGLILPHGMLELTAVFVAAGVGLKIFWSWVVPGPQTRMQSLASQARASVAVALGLIVVLLVTGIIEAFVTPSGLPTWARIGIGLVAEIAFFVYVFTLGRWAVARGETGDIADRDRGDVLPAAA, from the coding sequence GTGGACCTGGATGCCTTCGTCGCGGCTCACCAGCCCGAGTGGGACCGCCTCAAGGCCCTCTCGCGCCAGCGGCAGCTGTCGGGGGCGGAGTCCGATGAGCTGCTGGACCTCTATCAGCGCACGGCCACCCATCTGTCCATCGTGCGTTCGAGTGCCCCGGATCCCTCTGTGGTGCAGTACCTCTCGACGCTCCTGTCACGTACGCGGCAACGGACGTCGGGTACGCGGACGGCCGGCTGGGCGGACATCGGCCGGTTCTTCACCGACACCTTCCCGGCGATGCTCTACCGCACGCGGCGGTGGTGGCTCGCGGTCATGGTGGTCAACGTCGTGGTGGCCTTCGCGATCGGGATCTGGGTCGCGCACAATCCGTCAGTGCAGACCGGCTTCATCCCGCCCGAGCGGCTCGACGAGCTGGTCAACCACGACTTCGAGGGCTACTACTCGGAGTTCGCGGCGCAGGACTTCGCGGCGAGGGTGTGGACCAACAACGTGTGGGTCGCCGCCCAGTGCATCGCGATGGGTGTGCTCGGCTTCCCGGTGATCTATCTGCTCTGGCAGAACGTCGTCAACGTGGGAGTCATGGGCGGAATCCTGTGGGCGAACGACCGCGGCTCGTTGTTCTTCGGGCTGATCCTGCCGCACGGAATGCTTGAGCTGACAGCGGTATTCGTGGCTGCCGGTGTGGGTTTGAAGATCTTCTGGTCGTGGGTGGTTCCCGGTCCGCAGACTCGCATGCAGTCACTCGCGAGCCAGGCTCGGGCGAGCGTCGCGGTCGCGCTGGGACTCATCGTCGTGCTGCTCGTGACGGGCATCATCGAGGCGTTCGTGACCCCGTCGGGGCTGCCGACGTGGGCGCGGATCGGCATCGGTCTGGTCGCCGAGATCGCGTTCTTCGTCTACGTCTTCACGCTCGGCCGGTGGGCTGTGGCACGAGGCGAGACTGGTGACATCGCCGACCGCGACCGAGGCGACGTCCTCCCCGCAGCCGCCTGA
- a CDS encoding DUF58 domain-containing protein, which translates to MALTTRAVLLTAFGIVPVALWPSGRTVLLWSLVVLAAIALDLALAVSPRRLQIARSADPQVRLGEATDSTLTVRNLGRRRLRALVRDAWQPSAGATGERHSLDLPGGEQRRVTTALRPTRRGDRKADLVTVRSFGPLGVAARQRSLPVPGFVRSLPPFHSRRHLPSRLAMLRQIDGRSAVRTRGQGTEFDSLRDYVEGDDVRSIDWRATARRQHLVVRTWQPERDRRIVLLLDTSRTSAGRVGDIPRLDAAMDAALLLAALASRAGDRVQLLAGDRRIHTRITLVSDRNQLLHELVTGMAPLEPALVEASWSRLAGAVNSLSRRRALVVLLTPLEPAALEEGLLPVLPSLVQHHRVVVASVADAAVNAMADAREDSAQAYDAAAAERSLALKERTSEALSRLGVTVIDADPETLPVRLADHYLLLKSQGLL; encoded by the coding sequence ATGGCCCTGACGACCAGAGCGGTCCTGCTGACCGCGTTCGGCATCGTGCCGGTGGCTCTGTGGCCATCCGGACGCACGGTGCTGCTCTGGTCGCTCGTCGTGCTGGCCGCGATCGCCCTCGATCTGGCGCTGGCGGTCAGTCCGCGGCGCTTGCAGATCGCGCGCTCCGCAGACCCTCAGGTCCGGTTGGGCGAGGCCACCGACTCGACCCTGACCGTGCGCAACCTCGGCCGCCGCCGGCTGCGCGCACTCGTCCGTGACGCCTGGCAGCCGTCGGCCGGTGCCACCGGCGAGCGACACTCCCTCGACCTGCCGGGTGGTGAGCAGCGCCGGGTGACGACGGCCTTGCGACCGACCCGCCGGGGCGACCGCAAGGCCGACCTCGTCACGGTGCGCAGCTTCGGTCCGCTGGGCGTGGCCGCGCGGCAGCGTTCGCTCCCGGTGCCCGGCTTCGTACGCTCCCTCCCGCCCTTCCACTCCCGCCGTCACCTGCCGAGCCGGCTCGCGATGCTGCGCCAGATCGACGGCCGCTCGGCGGTGCGAACCCGCGGGCAGGGCACCGAGTTCGACTCACTGCGCGACTACGTCGAGGGCGACGACGTGCGCAGCATCGACTGGCGCGCAACCGCTCGTCGCCAGCACCTCGTCGTACGCACCTGGCAACCCGAGCGAGATCGACGAATTGTGTTGCTGCTGGACACTTCTCGCACCAGCGCGGGTCGCGTCGGTGACATCCCCCGACTCGACGCCGCGATGGACGCAGCACTCCTGCTCGCCGCACTCGCATCGCGAGCCGGCGATCGCGTACAGCTGCTGGCCGGCGACCGGCGCATCCACACCCGCATCACCTTGGTGAGCGACCGCAACCAGCTGCTGCACGAGCTCGTCACGGGAATGGCGCCGCTCGAGCCAGCCCTCGTCGAGGCGAGCTGGTCGCGACTGGCCGGAGCGGTCAACTCACTCTCGCGGCGGCGCGCACTGGTCGTCCTGCTCACGCCACTCGAGCCCGCGGCACTCGAAGAAGGCCTGCTGCCGGTGCTGCCGAGCCTCGTGCAGCACCACCGCGTCGTGGTCGCGTCGGTGGCGGACGCCGCCGTCAACGCCATGGCGGACGCGCGCGAGGACTCGGCCCAGGCGTACGACGCCGCTGCCGCCGAGCGCTCGCTGGCCCTCAAGGAGCGCACGTCCGAGGCGCTCTCACGACTGGGCGTGACTGTGATCGACGCCGACCCGGAGACCCTCCCCGTACGTCTGGCCGACCACTACCTCCTCCTCAAGTCCCAAGGCCTGTTGTGA
- a CDS encoding AAA family ATPase — translation MTDTSSYASPPAPADPPPPDAGQSREALLAVRREVGKAVVGQDAAVTGMIIALLARGHVLLEGVPGVAKTLLVRAIAASLAIESKRVQFTPDLMPGDITGSLVFDARSSDFAFRPGPVFTNLLLADEINRTPPKTQSSLLEAMEERQVSIDGQPRPLPSPFLVAATQNPVEYEGTYPLPEAQLDRFLLKVTVPLPQREHELEVLKRHAAGFDPRDLAGAGIRAVAGPDDLAAGAAAVRQVQVSPEVTAYIVDLARATRHSPSLSLGVSPRGATALMATSRAWAWLNGRGFVTPDDVKALVHSTLAHRLSLRPEAELEGVGVGSVLDSAVASVPVPR, via the coding sequence ATGACCGACACCTCGTCGTACGCCAGTCCGCCGGCCCCCGCCGACCCACCACCGCCCGACGCCGGTCAGTCCCGCGAAGCCCTGCTCGCCGTTCGCCGGGAGGTCGGCAAGGCCGTCGTCGGCCAGGACGCTGCGGTCACGGGCATGATCATCGCGCTGCTCGCCCGCGGCCACGTGCTGCTCGAGGGCGTCCCGGGCGTGGCCAAGACGCTGCTGGTGCGCGCCATCGCCGCGAGCCTGGCGATCGAGAGCAAGCGGGTGCAGTTCACACCCGACCTGATGCCGGGCGACATCACCGGATCCCTGGTGTTCGATGCGCGCTCCTCGGACTTCGCGTTCCGGCCGGGGCCGGTGTTCACCAACCTGCTGCTGGCCGACGAGATCAACCGGACGCCGCCCAAGACCCAGTCCTCGCTGCTGGAGGCCATGGAGGAGCGGCAGGTCTCGATCGACGGGCAGCCACGTCCGTTGCCGAGCCCGTTCCTGGTCGCTGCGACGCAGAACCCCGTCGAGTACGAAGGCACCTACCCGCTCCCCGAGGCTCAGCTGGACCGCTTCCTGCTCAAGGTGACCGTGCCGCTGCCACAACGTGAGCACGAGCTGGAGGTGCTCAAGCGGCACGCAGCCGGCTTCGACCCGCGCGATCTGGCAGGGGCCGGGATCCGGGCGGTCGCCGGTCCGGACGATCTCGCGGCCGGTGCCGCAGCCGTACGCCAGGTGCAGGTCTCCCCCGAGGTCACCGCCTACATCGTCGACCTCGCGCGCGCGACCCGGCACTCGCCGTCCCTGTCGCTGGGCGTCTCGCCGCGTGGTGCCACGGCCCTGATGGCGACCTCGCGAGCCTGGGCCTGGCTCAACGGACGCGGCTTCGTCACGCCCGACGATGTCAAGGCTCTGGTCCACTCGACGCTGGCTCACCGCCTGTCCCTGCGACCGGAGGCCGAGCTCGAAGGAGTCGGCGTCGGCAGCGTGCTCGACTCCGCGGTCGCATCGGTGCCCGTGCCCCGCTGA
- a CDS encoding DUF4350 domain-containing protein has protein sequence MTAVTTSAPTAAEPSTRRRRPVGRIVLAAVAALIVSGVAALLLLGSRSSGAPLDPDNPQPPGGQAMARVLSDQGVSVHPVRSREALRDSTIGAGTSVVVTRGEVMTLAMWKAFFEQTRSADRIILVTPGDRALRALDAPISRRGAGFPRDTPARCDVPIARGLTITDGSERYDPADGSGVQTCFPPGGGFGQGGDRGGYLAVLPATADRPEIVLLGSTAPIRNSDVRDAGHAALGLRALGHSSRLVWWSVSPRDVDLVDAKDPVWPKWMTPVGVVLALSVLVLMVSRGRRLGRLVQEPLPVVVRASETTESRGQLYRKAGDRERAATVLRSGTRRRVSRYLGVPPGSSPAALVDAVAGATGRAPMDVHTLLFTAVPTDDAGLTQLAQQLRQLEKEVRHR, from the coding sequence ATGACAGCGGTGACTACCTCCGCACCGACTGCAGCCGAGCCTTCGACCCGTCGGCGTCGGCCGGTCGGCCGGATCGTCCTGGCGGCGGTAGCCGCGCTGATCGTGTCGGGCGTCGCTGCGCTGCTCCTGCTCGGCAGCCGTTCCTCCGGAGCACCACTCGATCCGGACAACCCACAGCCCCCTGGCGGCCAGGCGATGGCACGCGTGCTCAGTGACCAAGGCGTCAGCGTCCATCCCGTGCGCAGCCGAGAAGCGTTGCGCGACAGCACCATCGGCGCTGGCACGTCCGTCGTCGTCACTCGTGGCGAGGTGATGACGCTGGCCATGTGGAAGGCGTTCTTCGAGCAGACACGATCCGCAGACCGGATCATCCTGGTGACCCCGGGTGATCGCGCGCTGCGTGCTCTCGACGCTCCCATCTCACGCCGCGGCGCCGGCTTCCCCCGCGATACTCCCGCCCGCTGCGACGTGCCCATCGCACGCGGCCTCACCATCACCGACGGCAGCGAACGCTACGACCCGGCTGACGGCAGCGGGGTGCAGACCTGCTTCCCGCCCGGTGGCGGCTTCGGGCAGGGCGGCGACCGCGGCGGCTACCTGGCTGTGCTCCCGGCCACGGCTGACCGGCCGGAGATCGTGCTGCTCGGCAGCACCGCACCCATCCGCAACAGCGACGTACGCGACGCCGGCCATGCCGCCCTCGGACTACGCGCGCTGGGCCACTCCTCACGCCTGGTGTGGTGGAGCGTGAGCCCGCGCGACGTCGATCTGGTCGATGCCAAGGATCCGGTCTGGCCCAAGTGGATGACTCCGGTTGGCGTCGTGCTGGCGCTGTCCGTCCTGGTCCTGATGGTGTCGCGTGGGCGCCGGCTCGGGCGCCTCGTCCAGGAGCCGTTGCCTGTCGTCGTCCGGGCCAGCGAGACGACCGAGAGCCGCGGCCAGCTCTACCGCAAGGCCGGCGACCGTGAGCGTGCTGCGACGGTGCTGCGGTCGGGCACCCGACGCCGGGTGTCCCGCTACCTCGGCGTGCCGCCCGGATCGTCCCCAGCCGCGTTGGTCGACGCCGTGGCCGGCGCGACCGGCCGGGCGCCCATGGATGTCCACACCCTGCTCTTCACCGCCGTACCCACCGACGATGCCGGGCTCACCCAGCTCGCTCAACAGCTCCGCCAACTCGAGAAAGAGGTCCGACACCGATGA
- a CDS encoding DUF4129 domain-containing protein gives MLARLVQLPADPPLDPSAEQGRGLLRDELRKLPYGEHKSLLDRLNDWINEQISKAALSGASGIGKIVLLVGVIALVATIAYAVTRVRAGRRARAAAAETAVLEETGLSAADYRQRAKTADQAGDHSAALLDWFRAIVRAGEERALLDDRPGGTAHELARALGAYFPAEVAALQTAGHAFDEVRYGGRTADGAGSARMRELDDRVQHTRPQHVGDGVDDSLVAPGRWAP, from the coding sequence GTGCTCGCCCGACTGGTGCAGCTGCCTGCCGACCCGCCGCTCGATCCGTCCGCTGAGCAGGGGCGTGGGCTGCTGCGTGACGAGCTGCGCAAGCTGCCCTACGGCGAGCACAAGTCACTGCTGGACCGGCTCAACGACTGGATCAATGAGCAGATCTCGAAGGCTGCCCTCTCCGGCGCCAGTGGCATCGGCAAGATCGTGCTCCTGGTGGGCGTGATCGCCCTCGTCGCAACCATCGCGTACGCCGTCACCCGAGTCCGCGCGGGCCGTCGGGCTCGGGCTGCGGCCGCCGAGACGGCAGTCCTCGAAGAGACCGGGCTGAGCGCCGCGGACTACCGACAACGCGCGAAGACGGCCGACCAGGCCGGTGACCACTCCGCCGCGCTGCTCGACTGGTTCCGCGCGATCGTCCGGGCCGGCGAGGAACGCGCCCTGCTGGACGACCGACCCGGCGGCACGGCGCACGAGCTGGCCCGGGCGCTCGGCGCCTACTTCCCTGCCGAGGTCGCAGCCTTGCAGACGGCCGGGCATGCGTTCGACGAGGTGCGTTACGGCGGCCGCACGGCCGATGGCGCGGGATCTGCGCGGATGCGCGAGCTCGATGACCGCGTACAGCACACTCGACCGCAGCACGTCGGAGACGGTGTCGATGACTCCCTCGTCGCTCCCGGGCGGTGGGCTCCATGA
- a CDS encoding glycerophosphoryl diester phosphodiesterase membrane domain-containing protein — protein MGDAVTNDWTSPSGDPEPTGQSQPTYDPSQQPSYGAPPPGPGFPPPPGQSGQSYGSPQYNQGQPYAGPPVGGWTPMAAKPGVIPLRALSLGDIFEGSVRTMRGNPGATLGLAFLVSLIFTLPAIALVLGLNQVDPGDNEGVREAMTLTSQQGSSVLQAIGGIALTGMLTVVLADAVLGRRMSIGGAWAKVKGRLWALIGLNLLIFLMLIGGVGLLVLVAVLVGVGLSEGFGILIAVVGGLGAVVLMIFVWVKWSFASACVVLEKQGPIKALKRSWALTQGQWWRVFGISLLAQLAAGVLSSIVIAPFALLLGFQNLSDPEALPSVGFLVGMQLVSLVVSTFTAPFIAGVTGLLYLDQRIRKEALDVTLIAAAQQQSG, from the coding sequence GTGGGGGACGCCGTGACCAACGACTGGACCAGCCCGTCGGGCGATCCTGAGCCGACCGGGCAGAGTCAGCCGACGTACGACCCGAGCCAGCAGCCGTCGTACGGCGCCCCGCCCCCTGGTCCTGGCTTCCCGCCTCCGCCGGGCCAGAGCGGTCAGTCCTACGGCAGCCCGCAGTACAACCAGGGCCAGCCCTACGCCGGGCCGCCCGTCGGCGGGTGGACGCCCATGGCCGCCAAGCCAGGTGTGATCCCGCTGCGCGCGCTCTCCCTCGGCGACATCTTCGAGGGATCGGTCCGCACGATGCGGGGCAACCCGGGCGCGACTCTGGGCCTGGCGTTCCTGGTGTCCCTGATCTTCACGCTGCCGGCGATCGCGCTGGTGCTCGGGCTCAACCAGGTCGACCCCGGTGACAACGAGGGCGTCCGCGAGGCGATGACCCTTACGAGCCAGCAGGGCTCGTCGGTGCTGCAAGCCATCGGCGGCATTGCGCTGACCGGCATGCTCACCGTCGTGCTCGCGGATGCGGTGCTGGGCCGTCGCATGTCCATCGGCGGCGCCTGGGCCAAGGTCAAGGGCCGTCTGTGGGCGCTGATCGGGCTCAACCTGCTGATCTTCCTGATGCTGATCGGTGGCGTGGGACTGCTCGTCCTGGTCGCAGTCCTGGTCGGCGTCGGTCTCAGTGAGGGCTTCGGCATCCTCATCGCCGTGGTCGGGGGTCTCGGCGCGGTCGTGCTGATGATCTTCGTCTGGGTGAAGTGGTCGTTCGCGAGCGCGTGCGTGGTGCTGGAGAAGCAAGGCCCGATCAAGGCGCTCAAGCGCTCGTGGGCGCTGACCCAGGGCCAGTGGTGGCGGGTGTTCGGCATCTCGCTGCTGGCTCAGCTCGCGGCCGGCGTGCTGTCCTCCATCGTGATCGCACCGTTCGCTCTGCTGCTGGGCTTCCAGAACTTGTCCGACCCCGAGGCTCTCCCCTCGGTCGGCTTCTTGGTCGGCATGCAGCTGGTCAGCCTGGTCGTCAGCACCTTCACCGCGCCGTTCATCGCCGGTGTCACGGGACTGCTCTACCTCGACCAGCGCATCCGCAAGGAGGCCCTCGACGTCACGCTGATCGCGGCCGCCCAGCAGCAGAGCGGCTGA
- a CDS encoding uridine kinase family protein, which produces MTERPARQVILLSGPSGAGKTRLARRLSDQHGWPVVRLDDFYKDGHDPSLPMIEKGLPDWDHLDSFDLDSAVDALDGLCRTGSVDVPIYDISTSRVTGRATVSAHDAPVIVAEGIFAAHAAAPLRERGLLGAAYCIRQNRWLTFARRFLRDLAEHRKPPLVLLRRGLRLCGAEPRIITEQAALGARPMTPPQAEADARRCAGINS; this is translated from the coding sequence GTGACCGAGCGACCCGCCCGGCAGGTCATTCTGCTGTCGGGCCCCAGCGGTGCGGGCAAGACTCGGCTGGCCCGGCGACTGTCCGACCAGCATGGGTGGCCCGTCGTCCGGCTGGACGACTTCTACAAGGACGGCCACGACCCGAGCCTGCCCATGATCGAGAAGGGGCTGCCCGACTGGGACCACCTCGACTCCTTCGACCTCGACAGCGCCGTCGATGCGCTGGACGGGCTGTGCCGCACCGGCTCGGTCGACGTGCCGATCTATGACATCTCGACGTCGCGGGTGACCGGGCGCGCCACCGTCAGCGCCCATGATGCGCCGGTCATCGTGGCCGAGGGCATCTTCGCGGCGCACGCTGCCGCCCCGCTGCGCGAACGAGGACTCCTGGGCGCGGCGTACTGCATCCGACAGAACCGCTGGCTCACCTTCGCGCGACGATTCCTGCGCGACCTGGCCGAGCACCGCAAGCCGCCGCTCGTGCTGCTGCGCCGCGGTCTGCGGCTGTGTGGCGCCGAGCCACGAATCATCACCGAGCAGGCCGCGCTCGGCGCCCGCCCGATGACTCCTCCACAGGCCGAGGCGGACGCTCGGCGGTGCGCCGGGATCAACAGCTAG
- a CDS encoding aldehyde dehydrogenase family protein: MSPRLDVRKTYKLYVGGAFPRSESGRSYEIVDAKGTFLANAAMGSRKDVRDAVVKARAAQGGWATATAYNRGQVLYRVGEVLEGRRDQFIAEVAASEGLTKPRASAVVDQAIDRWLWYAGWSDKVAQVLGGLNPVAGPYFDISAPEPTGVVGILAPQGSSLLGLVSVIAPAVVTGNTVVVLTSEQRPLPAISLGEVLATSDVPGGVINLISGRTAELAPWLASHRDVNAIDLTGAADATDVDWADLEVKAADNLKRVLRPVGTGGDAVEPDWTEQPDLSRIRAYLETKTVWHPKGR; encoded by the coding sequence ATGAGCCCCCGACTGGACGTTCGCAAGACCTACAAGCTCTACGTCGGCGGCGCGTTCCCGCGCAGCGAGTCCGGGCGGTCCTACGAGATCGTCGACGCCAAGGGCACCTTCCTCGCCAACGCGGCCATGGGCTCCCGCAAGGACGTGCGCGACGCGGTCGTGAAAGCCCGTGCGGCACAAGGCGGTTGGGCGACGGCGACGGCGTACAACCGTGGCCAGGTGCTCTATCGCGTCGGTGAGGTGCTCGAGGGCCGGCGCGACCAGTTCATCGCCGAGGTGGCCGCCAGTGAGGGTCTGACCAAGCCGCGCGCGAGTGCTGTCGTCGACCAGGCGATCGACCGATGGCTCTGGTACGCCGGGTGGTCGGACAAGGTCGCCCAAGTGCTGGGCGGCCTCAACCCGGTTGCCGGCCCCTACTTCGACATCTCCGCACCCGAGCCGACCGGAGTCGTGGGAATCCTTGCGCCGCAAGGCAGCTCGCTGCTCGGGCTCGTATCCGTGATCGCGCCCGCGGTGGTCACGGGCAACACCGTGGTCGTGCTCACCAGCGAGCAACGGCCACTGCCGGCCATCTCGCTCGGTGAGGTGCTCGCGACCTCGGACGTCCCCGGTGGCGTCATCAACCTCATCTCCGGCCGCACCGCTGAACTGGCCCCCTGGCTGGCGTCGCACCGTGACGTCAACGCGATCGACCTCACGGGCGCCGCCGATGCGACCGACGTCGACTGGGCCGACCTCGAGGTCAAGGCCGCCGACAACCTCAAGCGCGTGCTGCGCCCGGTCGGCACTGGTGGCGACGCCGTCGAGCCCGACTGGACCGAGCAGCCCGACCTCTCCCGCATCCGGGCCTACCTCGAGACCAAGACGGTCTGGCACCCCAAGGGTCGATGA
- a CDS encoding aldehyde dehydrogenase family protein, whose amino-acid sequence MSKFEYAPAPESRAIVDLQSSYGLFINGEFVDGTGSSFKTINPATEEKLADVSEASADDVDKAVKAARTAYTRVWSRMSGAERGKYVFRIARIMQERARELAVLESLDNGKPIKESRDVDVPTAAAHFFYHAGWADKLEYAGLSPAGSPPPRPLGVVGQVIPWNFPLLMLAWKIAPALATGNTVVLKPAETTPLTALLFAEICQQADLPPGVVNIVTGAGATGQALVEHPDVDKIAFTGSTDVGKAIARSIAGTRKRATLELGGKAANIVFEDAAIDQAVEGIVNGIFFNQGHVCCAGSRLLVQESVADEVVRRLERRMKTLRVGDPLDKNTDVGAINSKAQLQRITELVDAGEAEGATRWTVPCELPARGFWFAPTVFTDVSQTHRVATEEIFGPVLSVLTFRTPQEAVAKANNTPYGLSAGIWTEKGSRILWMADQLKAGVVWANTFNRFDPTSPFGGYKESGYGREGGRHGLEAYLRTGVDA is encoded by the coding sequence ATGTCGAAGTTCGAGTACGCCCCCGCACCTGAGTCGCGGGCCATCGTGGACCTGCAGTCGTCGTACGGCCTGTTCATCAACGGCGAGTTCGTCGATGGGACGGGCAGCTCCTTCAAGACGATCAACCCGGCCACCGAAGAAAAGCTCGCCGACGTCTCCGAGGCGAGCGCCGACGACGTCGACAAGGCCGTCAAGGCCGCGCGGACGGCCTACACCCGGGTCTGGTCCCGGATGTCGGGTGCCGAGCGCGGCAAGTACGTCTTCCGCATCGCGCGCATCATGCAGGAGCGCGCTCGCGAGCTGGCCGTGCTGGAGAGCCTCGACAACGGTAAGCCGATCAAGGAGTCGCGCGACGTCGACGTCCCGACCGCCGCGGCGCACTTCTTCTACCACGCGGGTTGGGCCGACAAGCTGGAGTACGCCGGCCTCTCGCCGGCGGGGTCGCCGCCCCCTCGTCCGTTGGGTGTCGTCGGGCAGGTCATCCCGTGGAACTTCCCGCTGCTGATGCTGGCCTGGAAGATCGCGCCCGCCCTGGCGACCGGCAACACCGTCGTGCTCAAGCCGGCCGAGACCACGCCCCTGACCGCGCTGCTGTTCGCCGAGATCTGTCAGCAGGCCGATCTGCCGCCGGGTGTCGTCAACATCGTGACCGGCGCGGGCGCCACCGGCCAGGCGCTGGTCGAGCATCCCGACGTCGACAAGATCGCCTTCACCGGCTCGACCGATGTCGGCAAGGCGATCGCCCGCTCGATCGCCGGCACTCGCAAGCGCGCCACGCTCGAGCTCGGTGGCAAGGCCGCCAACATCGTCTTCGAGGACGCCGCCATCGACCAGGCCGTCGAGGGCATCGTCAACGGCATCTTCTTCAACCAGGGCCACGTGTGCTGCGCCGGATCTCGTTTGCTGGTGCAGGAATCCGTCGCCGATGAGGTCGTCCGCCGCCTCGAGCGCCGCATGAAGACTCTGCGCGTCGGCGACCCGCTCGACAAGAACACCGACGTCGGCGCCATCAACTCCAAGGCCCAGCTGCAGCGCATCACCGAGCTGGTCGATGCCGGCGAGGCCGAGGGTGCGACGCGCTGGACCGTTCCGTGTGAGCTGCCAGCTCGCGGGTTCTGGTTCGCCCCAACGGTTTTCACCGATGTGTCGCAGACGCACCGCGTGGCCACCGAGGAGATCTTCGGCCCGGTGCTGTCGGTGCTGACCTTCCGCACGCCGCAGGAGGCGGTCGCCAAGGCCAACAACACGCCGTACGGCCTCTCCGCCGGCATCTGGACCGAGAAGGGCTCGCGCATCCTCTGGATGGCCGACCAGCTCAAGGCCGGTGTGGTGTGGGCCAACACGTTCAACCGCTTCGATCCGACCTCACCGTTCGGTGGCTACAAGGAGAGCGGCTACGGCCGCGAAGGTGGCCGGCACGGCCTCGAGGCCTACCTGCGGACTGGAGTAGACGCATGA